The DNA segment AAAGCTCATCAACCTGCCAATCGACCGGAAAACTAAACTCGTTTAAGCAGCGGCTACAAACCAACTTTAGCGCCGATTTTATATGGCCAGTTATTCTGACTCCGCTGCCTGTATTTTCCATCTTGATATCGAATTTTACAGGTTGTACAAATTCGATTTCTCCGGTTTCGGTTTTAATAGGCGAAAATTTCTGCTCAAATACACGGTGCTCTTCAGCCCCAACTTCATCCATAATGTCCTTAACATCTATAATAACCTTATTCATTTTATCAACCTCTTATAAATAATACCCAAAACTGAATCTCGGAAATATTTAGTAATACTTATGCATTATCTTTGATTTTGTTTCAGGCAGACTTCCCAAAATCGCTTAGTAGGCATAAACATAGGTTGCAACAGCTTTGACTGCAAGACAGGACAAATACCTGTGTAGGGCTGAAGCCCTGCACAGTGGATCGATATTAAACTGTGTCTTTCAGTCCCTTACCGTAAAGATTAAAAGTTCTTGTGAAATCACAAGAACTTTGCTGATAACGATGCAACTGGTTTTTTAAAATAAACAACAATCCTAATGGTAAAACAGAAAGTTTACCGCTCGAGGCGGCCTTGTAATCTATCACGGCCGCGTTGCACAGCCGTTAATAATTTACCTAAATTAACTTCAAGATTTGCTAGCATCTCGTCGGCGTAATCTTCCGCGCCCAATCTTATTTCTCGTTCGCGCGCCTGAGCCGCCTCAATAATCTCTTGTGCCTTCCGTTCAGCAAGTTTTACGATCTCCTTTTCTTGGACCATCGCCTCTGCGCGTTGCCGGCCTTCGTCGATGATCCTATTTGCCTCTTTTTCAGCCTCGTCTATCATCTCTGCTCTCTCTTTAACAATCCAGCGAGCCTGCTTTAGTTCTTCAGGAAGGGCGGCTCTTAATTCATCAATTATGTCGTATATTTTCTGCTCTTGAAGCACAACAGATCCGCTAAGAGGAATCTTGCGACCATTTGCTATTACGTCCTCTAGCCGGTCAATAAGGCCCATTATATCCATCTAACCTATAACCCTCCTCAGGCTAAATCAGCGCAGCACGCAATGATTTTATTACGTTTGGTGGTACAAGACCATCAACATTGCCCCTATATCTTGCAATCTCTTTAACAACGCTTGAACTCAAATAAGCATACTCTGGGCTGGCCATAACAAATACTGTTTCGACATCCGGACACAGCCTTCTGTTGAGTTGGGCCATCTGGAACTCATGTTCAAAGTCCGACACTGCCCTCAATCCTCTAATAATAACACGAGCGCCATGCATCTGTACAAAATCAACAAGAAGCCCGTTAAACGAATCTACCTCAATCTTATCTTTATTGTTTAATGCTTCTATCACCATTTTAACTCTTTCTTCAAGAGAAAAGAGTGGTGTTTTGCTTGGATTTACAACTACTCCTACAATTACTTTATCATAGAGCTTGGCAGCCCTGTTAATAATATCTATGTGTCCTGCAGTTATCGGATCAAAGCTGCCTGGAACAACTGCAATCATATTAGCCTTTCTTTCGATAAAATGTCACGGCTGTATCACCGTAAATCCTGGTCGATTCAAGCTCAAGACCCTCAACGCTTCGTGGCTCAGTCTTAGCCGCATGCTCTAAAACAAGTAAGCCGTCTTTTTTAAGTATATCGGATGCCAACATGTTAAGTATGGCATCTAAAAAGGATACGCTAATTCTATAAGGAGGGTCAAGAAAAATCAAATCGAACCTTAGCTCATTTTTCGCCAACCTCTCTATCGCTTTATACACATCAGACTTTATAACAGTCGCCTTGCCATCGAGGCCGGTTATGTCAAGATTTTTCTTAATCAGATCAATTGCTTGTGTCTTTGAATCAATAAAATAAGCATGCTCTGCACCTCTACTTAGAGCTTCTATGCC comes from the Bacillota bacterium genome and includes:
- a CDS encoding YceD family protein — its product is MNKVIIDVKDIMDEVGAEEHRVFEQKFSPIKTETGEIEFVQPVKFDIKMENTGSGVRITGHIKSALKLVCSRCLNEFSFPVDWQVDELFYRKGIPKEEEAYSMENTTIDLGPPTEEEFVLAIPMKPLCHEACQGICPICGELITGEHKPHKEMKIDTRLEVLKKLLKEKGGEE
- a CDS encoding ATPase, with protein sequence MDIMGLIDRLEDVIANGRKIPLSGSVVLQEQKIYDIIDELRAALPEELKQARWIVKERAEMIDEAEKEANRIIDEGRQRAEAMVQEKEIVKLAERKAQEIIEAAQAREREIRLGAEDYADEMLANLEVNLGKLLTAVQRGRDRLQGRLER
- the coaD gene encoding pantetheine-phosphate adenylyltransferase, encoding MIAVVPGSFDPITAGHIDIINRAAKLYDKVIVGVVVNPSKTPLFSLEERVKMVIEALNNKDKIEVDSFNGLLVDFVQMHGARVIIRGLRAVSDFEHEFQMAQLNRRLCPDVETVFVMASPEYAYLSSSVVKEIARYRGNVDGLVPPNVIKSLRAALI
- the rsmD gene encoding 16S rRNA (guanine(966)-N(2))-methyltransferase RsmD; the encoded protein is MLELRVIAGVAKGRKLYAPKGADIRPTSDRVKEAIFNIIGREINNKNVLDLFAGTGSLGIEALSRGAEHAYFIDSKTQAIDLIKKNLDITGLDGKATVIKSDVYKAIERLAKNELRFDLIFLDPPYRISVSFLDAILNMLASDILKKDGLLVLEHAAKTEPRSVEGLELESTRIYGDTAVTFYRKKG